A window of Aerococcus urinae contains these coding sequences:
- a CDS encoding PspC domain-containing protein produces the protein MKALKRSLTNRVFAGVCGGFADYFGISAVWLRIAFAVALFTPLRYLAIFIYLSLMVLIPNESVINFKRTFFGGGQGARQRTNPRQEAYSQREDDVEPVYRELNKRQIKEVEKVKVDHD, from the coding sequence ATGAAAGCACTGAAACGCTCATTAACCAACCGAGTTTTTGCTGGGGTTTGTGGTGGTTTTGCTGACTACTTTGGTATTTCCGCAGTTTGGCTTCGGATTGCCTTTGCGGTGGCTCTTTTTACCCCGCTACGTTACCTAGCTATTTTTATCTACCTGTCCCTGATGGTTTTAATTCCTAATGAAAGTGTGATTAACTTTAAGCGGACTTTCTTTGGTGGGGGACAAGGGGCTAGACAGCGGACCAATCCGCGCCAAGAAGCTTATAGTCAGCGTGAAGATGATGTGGAACCGGTCTACCGAGAGTTAAACAAACGCCAAATTAAGGAAGTGGAGAAGGTTAAGGTCGACCATGATTAG
- a CDS encoding phage holin family protein, with translation MIRNIIRLLIQAILLQGLGRIFWPAVYIQDFASAVIVVLVIAILYKLVYPILKILALPINFLTLGLFNLVLNGFIFWLASSLMGTAYFWISSFFYCMVLALIYGLAQELLKKIFNPYRSDY, from the coding sequence ATGATTAGAAATATTATTCGTCTCTTGATCCAAGCCATTCTCCTCCAAGGTCTGGGTCGGATTTTCTGGCCAGCGGTCTATATTCAAGACTTTGCCTCGGCGGTGATTGTGGTATTAGTCATCGCTATCCTTTACAAGTTGGTTTACCCGATTTTGAAGATTTTAGCCCTGCCGATAAACTTTCTCACCCTGGGTTTATTTAACCTGGTCCTGAATGGTTTTATCTTCTGGCTGGCTTCCTCTTTGATGGGGACGGCTTATTTCTGGATATCTTCTTTCTTCTACTGTATGGTTTTGGCCTTAATTTATGGCCTGGCTCAAGAGTTGTTGAAGAAGATCTTTAACCCTTACCGAAGCGACTACTAG